The Oncorhynchus tshawytscha isolate Ot180627B linkage group LG20, Otsh_v2.0, whole genome shotgun sequence genome has a window encoding:
- the LOC112219853 gene encoding excitatory amino acid transporter 1-like codes for MQRIREGIHIRTMKAKRKVEDISKEDVQAFFKKNAFVLFTVAAVVVGIILGFALRPYKMTYREVKYFSFPGELLMRMLQMLVLPLLVSSLITGMAALDSKASGKMGMRAVVYYMTTTIIAVIIGIIVVLIIHPGKGSKDEFMKQSKIEDISPADAFLDLIRNMFPPNMIQACTQQFKTKYGKRIVHVTMTVNDSVFNLTNLTEQITREEVIPIPGTVNGVNALGLVVFSMCFGLIIGNMKEQGQPLREFFDSLNEAIMRLVAIIMWYAPIGILFLISGKIVEMDDITEMGGQLAMYTITVIIGLSIHAFIILPGLYFAITRLNPFIFIMGLVEALITALGTSSSSATLPITFKCLEENNKVDKRITRFVLPVGATINMDGTALYEALAAIFIAQVNNMEMNIGQIITISITATAASIGAAGIPQAGLVTMVIVLTSVGLPTDDITLIIAVDWFLDRLRTTTNVLGDSIGAGIVEFLSRHELQAKDVEMGNAVLEERKKPYQLISQENDYENAKRPGTETKM; via the exons ATGCAGCGGATCCGGGAGGGCATCCACATAAGGACCATGAAGGCCAAGAGGAAAGTGGAGGACATCTCTAAGGAAGACGTCCAGGCCTTCTTCAAGAAGAACGCCTTTGTGCTCTTTACTGTAGCGGCCGTCGTTGTAG GTATAATCCTTGGCTTTGCACTGCGTCCCTATAAAATGACCTACCGAGAGGTGAAGTACTTCTCTTTCCCTGGAGAGCTGCTGATGAGGATGCTGCAGATGCTGGTGCTTCCCCTGCTGGTATCCAGTCTCATCACAG GCATGGCAGCGCTGGACAGTAAGGCTTCAGGAAAGATGGGCATGCGAGCTGTGGTGTATTACATGACCACCACCATTATCGCTGTCATCATAGGCATCATCGTGGTGCTCATCATCCACCCTGGGAAAGGATCTAAGGATGAGTTCATGAAGCAGTCGAAGATAGAGGACATCAGCCCTGCTGACGCCTTCCTGGATCTCATCAG GAACATGTTTCCACCAAACATGATCCAGGCCTGCACACAGCAG TTCAAAACCAAATACGGGAAGCGAATCGTCCATGTGACGATGACAGTGAACGACTCTGTCTTCAACCTGACCAACCTGACCGAGCAGATCACCAGGGAGGAGGTGATCCCCATCCCGGGCACGGTGAACGGGGTCAACGCCCTGGGGCTGGTGGTCTTCTCCATGTGCTTCGGCCTCATCATCGGCAACATGAAGGAGCAGGGCCAGCCCCTCAGGGAGTTCTTCGACAGCCTCAATGAGGCCATCATGAGGCTGGTCGCCATTATCATGTG GTATGCCCCAATCGGTATCCTGTTCCTCATATCGGGGAAAATCGTGGAGATGGATGACATCACTGAGATGGGTGGTCAGCTGGCCATGTACACCATCACGGTGATCATAGGCCTTTCCATCCACGCTTTCATCATTCTCCCAGGCCTGTACTTCGCCATCACACGGCTGAACCCCTTCATCTTCATCATGGGGCTGGTGGAGGCCCTCATCACAGCCCTGGGAACCTCCTCCAG CTCAGCAACTCTGCCCATCACCTTCAAGTGTCTGGAGGAGAACAACAAGGTGGATAAGCGCATCACACGGTTTGTGTTACCGGTGGGCGCCACCATCAACATGGATGGAACAGCACTATATGAGGCTCTGGCAGCCATCTTCATAGCCCAGGTTAACAACATGGAGATGAACATAGGTCAGATCATCACAATCAG CATCACAGCCACTGCAGCAAGTATTGGAGCTGCTGGGATCCCACAGGCTGGACTGGTCACCATGGTGATTGTGCTGACCTCTGTTGGACTTCCCACTGATGACATCACCCTCATCATTGCGGTTGATTGGTTCCT TGATCGGCTGCGTACCACGACAAACGTCTTGGGCGATTCCATTGGGGCAGGCATTGTGGAGTTCCTATCTCGACACGAGCTGCAGGCCAAGGATGTGGAGATGGGGAACGctgtactggaggagaggaagaaaccaTACCAGCTCATCTCTCAGGAAAACGACTACGAGAACGCCAAACGTCCGGGCACTGAAACCAAGATGTAG